One Candidatus Korarchaeum sp. DNA segment encodes these proteins:
- a CDS encoding APC family permease: MGEEILPREVFARRASGLVREASFLDAFGFGFLNQGPAIAIWMLLSWGVFLFPSGDILGSVLLSVLFTLPGVALVWGILGASMPRSGGSYIYNTRIIHPAVGMAVSIGDYFIWWLWIVILAPWVADPGLTTLFGMLDMTEAAEFVRSPEGMFIIATTVNVLGYLFTFYGLRWYLIHQKTVLTLSLISLGVVALILAVHTQEEFVTAWNTMAARYGSLDYQGMIEAARSAAPEVFNPVMPLLFGTLGLMVVNSWWAHYGWAVNMIAGEVKRPQRNIMAAQYGAIIIPAILATLFSVIYTRILDPDFMKALAVADNAGLDGYNMPFPANYVGITRIFIDTSSTFGALIAAFAALSLILCDYIWIPMSYVAGSRIVVAWGMDRMGPKWFSEVHPKWASPVKNLTFMFLTSEIGIALYSLFPEWFAGLAVTATECVSIWGVTAIAAAIFPFRKSVRSIWETSPYKNWRLGPIPLVTVGGVIDLVYIGILLYFFYTNPGLEGVTELAIAWFTGLWVFGVLWYYYWRRKWKREGIDIDLAWKVLPPE; encoded by the coding sequence ATGGGAGAGGAGATCCTACCTAGGGAAGTCTTCGCCAGAAGAGCGAGCGGTCTGGTCAGGGAGGCCAGCTTTTTAGATGCATTTGGGTTTGGATTCCTCAACCAAGGGCCCGCTATAGCTATATGGATGCTCCTAAGCTGGGGGGTCTTCCTGTTCCCATCCGGCGACATTCTCGGTTCTGTGCTCCTCAGCGTCCTCTTCACCCTGCCCGGTGTGGCGCTGGTCTGGGGTATTCTAGGAGCTTCCATGCCAAGAAGCGGTGGCAGTTACATATACAATACTAGAATAATACACCCGGCAGTTGGAATGGCTGTCAGCATTGGTGACTACTTCATCTGGTGGCTCTGGATCGTCATCCTAGCCCCTTGGGTCGCTGATCCGGGCTTGACCACTCTATTCGGCATGCTGGACATGACAGAGGCCGCTGAGTTCGTAAGGTCACCCGAGGGTATGTTCATAATAGCTACCACGGTAAACGTGTTAGGATACCTCTTCACGTTCTACGGGCTCAGGTGGTACCTAATACATCAGAAGACCGTGCTAACGCTCTCGCTCATATCCCTAGGCGTGGTGGCGTTGATCCTGGCGGTGCACACCCAAGAGGAGTTCGTGACGGCTTGGAATACCATGGCAGCTCGATACGGATCCCTAGATTATCAGGGGATGATAGAAGCAGCTAGAAGCGCTGCCCCCGAGGTCTTCAATCCAGTTATGCCTCTGCTCTTCGGAACCCTGGGTCTGATGGTTGTGAACTCGTGGTGGGCTCACTACGGCTGGGCAGTCAATATGATAGCAGGGGAGGTGAAGAGACCCCAGAGGAACATAATGGCGGCTCAGTATGGAGCAATAATAATTCCGGCGATACTAGCCACCTTATTCTCCGTGATATACACCAGGATATTGGATCCCGATTTCATGAAGGCTCTAGCCGTAGCTGATAACGCTGGGCTTGATGGCTACAACATGCCCTTTCCAGCTAATTACGTGGGGATCACCAGAATCTTCATAGATACCAGCAGTACCTTCGGTGCTCTGATAGCCGCCTTCGCGGCCCTCAGCCTGATCCTATGCGATTACATCTGGATTCCCATGTCATACGTGGCTGGGAGCAGGATAGTCGTGGCCTGGGGTATGGACAGGATGGGACCGAAGTGGTTCTCCGAGGTGCACCCGAAGTGGGCCTCGCCCGTCAAGAACCTCACCTTCATGTTCCTCACGAGCGAGATAGGGATAGCCCTCTACTCCCTCTTCCCGGAGTGGTTCGCCGGTTTAGCAGTCACTGCGACGGAATGCGTCTCGATATGGGGGGTGACAGCGATAGCAGCTGCGATATTCCCGTTCAGGAAGAGCGTTAGGTCGATATGGGAGACCTCACCCTACAAGAACTGGAGGCTGGGCCCCATACCGCTGGTCACGGTAGGTGGGGTGATAGACCTGGTATACATAGGTATATTGCTTTACTTCTTCTACACGAACCCGGGGCTTGAGGGGGTTACTGAGCTGGCGATAGCTTGGTTCACCGGCCTCTGGGTATTCGGGGTTCTCTGGTACTACTACTGGAGGAGGAAGTGGAAGAGGGAAGGCATAGATATAGACCTGGCTTGGAAGGTGCTACCTCCTGAGTGA
- a CDS encoding ARMT1-like domain-containing protein, translating to MRLKPDCIACFLRQTVNALRMVSLEDRVIEEAQREVMRYLISADWDVSPPEIDYRVQAIIRKYAGRDPYAEVKRRSNDEALKLYKECKEIIRRSEDPLKTAIKVSIAGNVMDFGPYTSYDLRGTLSKLINSELRVDHYEPFRRKLRSSSSVLYFSDNAGEIVFDKLLVETMLSVRNLRVTFVVKGGPMINDATPEDFNYVSFSELTNVELRTVSNGEPGTGPDRGSDEVLKWIEEHDLVISKGQGNYEVLGELKGIFHLLMVKCPVVARDLGLNEGDAVLIHR from the coding sequence TTGAGGTTGAAACCGGATTGTATAGCTTGCTTCCTCAGGCAGACGGTCAATGCCCTGAGGATGGTCTCCTTGGAAGATAGAGTCATAGAGGAAGCTCAGAGGGAGGTCATGAGGTACCTGATATCGGCTGATTGGGATGTAAGCCCTCCTGAGATCGATTACCGTGTTCAGGCGATAATAAGGAAGTACGCGGGCCGCGATCCCTACGCTGAGGTTAAGAGGAGGAGCAATGATGAGGCCCTAAAGCTCTATAAGGAATGCAAGGAGATCATAAGGAGGAGCGAGGATCCTCTTAAGACAGCTATAAAGGTATCGATAGCTGGGAACGTGATGGACTTCGGCCCCTACACTTCCTACGATCTGAGGGGTACTCTGAGTAAGCTGATCAACTCTGAGCTGAGGGTAGACCACTATGAGCCCTTCAGACGGAAGCTGCGTAGTTCCTCTTCGGTGCTTTACTTCTCGGATAACGCTGGTGAGATAGTCTTCGATAAGCTCTTGGTTGAGACCATGCTCTCCGTCAGGAACCTGAGGGTGACCTTCGTAGTTAAGGGGGGGCCTATGATAAATGATGCCACTCCGGAGGACTTCAACTACGTGAGCTTCTCTGAGCTAACCAACGTCGAGTTGAGGACTGTCAGCAACGGGGAGCCCGGGACGGGGCCGGATAGGGGTTCCGATGAGGTCTTGAAGTGGATAGAGGAACACGATTTGGTGATATCTAAGGGCCAGGGGAATTATGAGGTGCTGGGTGAGCTGAAAGGGATATTCCACCTGCTGATGGTGAAGTGTCCCGTCGTCGCCCGGGACCTGGGGCTCAATGAGGGGGACGCCGTCCTCATCCATAGGTAG
- a CDS encoding 4Fe-4S dicluster domain-containing protein produces MLYLKIVKEDLPKLFGALRRFGEIHGPVRMGRFYAFREVSSVDEMSLDYTRTMIPPKKYFTRPRERILRVSRERGYELVGEGPRRLVLFGLHACDINAIKITDSIYIDEYPDPYYSERRRNALLVGVSCLPDEECFCRSMGTDYAHDGFDLFLHEVGDSYLIRVATGRGEEALEGADFLRKPEREDFVRLAEFERRRARMFKKELLASHLPDVVDSLHDSESWKEFVNRCLACGSCNLVCPTCRCYEVSESLNVSLKEGFRERRWDSCFLRSHALVAGGLNFRPTRLDRFVHRYNCKSGINRATGLPYCVGCGRCTVFCPADIDHVEVINAIWGVVR; encoded by the coding sequence CTGCTCTACCTCAAAATTGTGAAGGAGGACCTTCCTAAGCTTTTTGGCGCATTAAGGAGATTCGGTGAAATTCACGGGCCAGTTAGGATGGGTAGATTTTACGCGTTCAGGGAGGTAAGCTCCGTCGATGAGATGTCCCTGGATTACACGCGGACGATGATCCCTCCGAAGAAGTACTTCACGAGACCAAGGGAGAGGATCCTGAGGGTCAGTAGGGAGAGGGGTTATGAGCTAGTTGGAGAGGGGCCCAGGAGACTTGTGCTGTTTGGATTGCATGCCTGCGATATAAACGCGATCAAGATAACGGATTCCATATACATCGACGAGTACCCCGATCCCTACTACTCGGAGAGGAGGCGCAATGCCCTCTTAGTGGGGGTAAGTTGTCTACCCGATGAGGAGTGCTTCTGCAGGTCCATGGGCACTGACTATGCTCATGATGGCTTCGACCTATTCCTGCATGAAGTAGGAGACTCCTACCTGATCAGAGTGGCCACCGGGAGGGGAGAGGAGGCCCTCGAGGGGGCTGACTTCCTGAGGAAGCCGGAGAGGGAGGACTTCGTGAGGTTAGCCGAGTTCGAGAGGAGAAGAGCACGCATGTTCAAGAAGGAGCTCTTGGCATCCCACCTGCCGGACGTCGTTGACTCCCTTCACGATAGCGAATCCTGGAAGGAGTTCGTCAATAGGTGCCTCGCCTGCGGCTCCTGTAACCTGGTCTGCCCGACCTGCAGGTGCTACGAAGTTTCGGAGAGCCTCAACGTCTCACTGAAGGAGGGTTTCAGGGAGAGGAGGTGGGACTCCTGCTTCCTTAGGAGTCACGCCCTCGTGGCGGGAGGTCTCAACTTCAGGCCAACCAGGCTGGATAGGTTCGTTCACAGGTACAACTGTAAGAGTGGGATAAACAGAGCCACTGGACTGCCCTACTGCGTCGGATGCGGTAGGTGCACCGTGTTCTGTCCCGCCGACATAGATCATGTGGAGGTGATCAACGCGATCTGGGGGGTGGTGAGATGA